From one Bacteroidota bacterium genomic stretch:
- a CDS encoding excisionase family DNA-binding protein has product MSQFFTTLTKDELRDMFREEINLLKKNEAKETSQLKNQDEFLTVQEACDLLRISKPTLYKRMDDGTINSKRMGSRILFNRAELINTINKSGGK; this is encoded by the coding sequence ATGAGCCAATTTTTCACAACCTTAACAAAAGATGAACTCCGGGACATGTTTCGGGAGGAAATCAATCTCCTCAAAAAAAATGAGGCAAAAGAAACCAGCCAGTTAAAAAATCAGGATGAGTTTCTCACCGTTCAAGAAGCCTGCGATTTACTCAGGATTTCAAAACCAACCTTATATAAAAGAATGGATGATGGAACCATTAATTCTAAACGAATGGGCTCCCGTATTTTGTTCAACAGGGCAGAATTAATTAACACCATTAATAAATCAGGAGGTAAATAA
- a CDS encoding tetratricopeptide repeat protein, whose amino-acid sequence MYYKYGVILNDQGKYEEAKEKYEKALNLPAMENGLQSGLYYAYSKLCLKQYEYQKAKEYILKALEMDPNNEYYHDLYKRINNHSADLNW is encoded by the coding sequence GTGTATTACAAATATGGTGTCATTTTGAACGACCAAGGAAAATATGAGGAGGCGAAAGAAAAATATGAAAAGGCATTGAACTTACCCGCAATGGAAAATGGCTTGCAAAGCGGTTTATATTATGCATATTCCAAATTATGCTTGAAACAATATGAATATCAAAAAGCTAAAGAATACATATTGAAGGCACTCGAAATGGACCCGAATAATGAATATTATCATGATCTTTATAAAAGAATAAATAACCATTCGGCGGATTTAAATTGGTAA
- a CDS encoding HNH endonuclease, whose product MGKLKKISNTSWRQFFNGNKKNYSAIKSQNEVATFCGLRDSTKRKLNIKFEDKFNINVTDIFTITSGLEILLPKAFRDKIGNIILNNPDSFFTVTVLDLVQKPLLSKDEKEQEVIQKYLRKKSKAEIIKELLNLKDTDPEEYTINHKTFKRDNYTITLIKKIRGYKCQICGNSILKEDGDNYIEAAHIIPKHEKGREKPENIIILCPNHHKEFDLGNRQIISHTHKQIVFLLNENKHKIKLSIK is encoded by the coding sequence ATGGGAAAGTTAAAAAAAATATCAAATACTTCTTGGAGACAATTCTTTAATGGAAACAAAAAAAACTATTCTGCTATTAAATCTCAGAATGAGGTTGCAACTTTTTGCGGATTAAGGGATAGTACAAAAAGAAAATTGAACATTAAATTTGAAGATAAATTCAACATTAATGTGACAGATATTTTTACCATTACAAGCGGGCTTGAAATATTATTGCCTAAAGCATTTCGAGATAAAATTGGAAATATCATTTTGAATAATCCGGATTCCTTTTTTACGGTTACTGTCCTTGATCTTGTTCAAAAACCATTGTTATCAAAAGATGAAAAAGAACAAGAAGTAATTCAAAAATATTTACGAAAAAAATCTAAAGCAGAAATCATCAAAGAACTTTTAAACTTAAAAGATACTGATCCCGAAGAATATACAATAAATCACAAAACCTTTAAACGCGACAATTATACTATAACGCTGATTAAGAAAATCCGTGGTTATAAATGTCAAATTTGCGGAAATTCAATCCTAAAAGAAGATGGGGATAATTATATTGAAGCTGCCCATATTATACCAAAGCATGAAAAAGGCCGAGAAAAACCAGAAAATATTATTATACTTTGTCCTAACCACCATAAGGAGTTTGACCTTGGTAACCGTCAAATTATTAGTCATACCCATAAGCAAATTGTATTCTTATTAAATGAAAATAAACATAAAATAAAACTATCAATAAAGTAA
- a CDS encoding restriction endonuclease subunit S: protein MMKFETKYLSDVVFFQEGPGVRKFQFRQEGVKLLNVGNINKGKLTTSTTKLYISNEEAYGKYKHFLVDEGDLLIASSGIVVDYFHNKIAYAKKEDLPLCLNTSTIRFKTINNKQFHLDYLKFYLKTNHFKISYES, encoded by the coding sequence ATGATGAAATTTGAAACAAAATATTTAAGTGACGTTGTATTCTTTCAGGAAGGTCCTGGTGTTAGAAAATTTCAATTCAGACAGGAAGGTGTGAAACTTTTGAATGTTGGGAATATAAATAAAGGGAAATTAACAACCTCAACAACAAAGCTATATATTTCCAATGAAGAAGCATATGGCAAATACAAGCATTTTTTAGTAGATGAAGGCGATTTGTTAATTGCAAGTTCCGGTATTGTGGTTGACTATTTTCACAATAAAATTGCTTATGCAAAAAAGGAAGATTTGCCTTTATGTTTGAACACAAGCACAATTAGGTTCAAGACAATAAATAATAAACAATTTCATCTTGACTATTTAAAATTTTATCTTAAAACAAACCATTTTAAAATCAGTTACGAAAGTTAA
- a CDS encoding restriction endonuclease subunit S, with the protein MESTFLEMFGEPVRNDKSWKLEKLGLITSMKSGQFVAASDIESDFSSELYPCYGGNGLRGYTKTYTHNGEFVLIGRQGALCGNVKVAKGKFHATEHAVVCAQIMNYETSWLYYLLYIINLNKYATGVAQPGLAVGKLEQIEIIFPPIEIQNQFASIVTKTETLKEQYKNSLQELENLYESLSQKAFNGKLNIK; encoded by the coding sequence TTGGAAAGCACTTTTTTGGAAATGTTTGGAGAACCTGTAAGAAATGATAAAAGTTGGAAATTGGAGAAGCTAGGATTAATAACCTCAATGAAATCAGGTCAATTTGTTGCAGCCTCTGATATTGAATCTGATTTCAGTAGCGAATTATATCCTTGTTATGGAGGAAATGGTTTAAGAGGTTATACAAAAACTTATACTCATAACGGTGAATTTGTGTTGATAGGAAGACAAGGTGCATTATGCGGTAATGTAAAAGTTGCTAAAGGAAAGTTTCATGCAACTGAACATGCAGTAGTTTGTGCTCAAATAATGAATTATGAAACATCATGGCTTTATTATCTTTTATACATAATCAATCTTAATAAATATGCAACAGGTGTAGCCCAGCCCGGTCTTGCAGTAGGCAAGTTAGAACAAATTGAAATAATATTTCCACCGATAGAAATCCAAAACCAATTCGCCTCCATTGTAACCAAAACTGAAACACTGAAAGAGCAATACAAAAACAGTTTGCAGGAGTTGGAAAATTTGTATGAAAGTTTGAGTCAAAAAGCGTTCAATGGTAAATTAAATATCAAATAA